GCGCGGGCCGAAGTGGTCGACGGGCAGGAACGGTTGGTTTATCCCGTGCTTTTCCGGGCACCTCTGACCGCAGAATTCGCAAGGGTGACTCACGGTTTGATGGAGCATGCGCGGTATCTGCATCGCTCTGGCCGGTCCGACCTTCGGCTGCGCCGGGCGACTGTCCGCCCTGTGCCACCAATTGCCGCCTGACTCCGCATCCCGAAAAAAGATGCAAAATCGTCGTGATTTCACCGTGAAATCGCGTAAGGCTATCTTTAGTATCAAGCCTGTAAACAACCGGCGTCATGCGCCGTTTGCCCTGTAAAGAGTAATAAGGTTCGTAAGATGCATATCATCAAGGTCCGCGCGCGCGAGATGCGCCGTGATAGTCACGCTGCCTGCGTCAGTGGCGTGTTGTTGCTGGAAACGGAAACCGGCCAAATCAGCCTGAATGTCACGGTGCCAGCAAAAGAGGCGAGCCATAACGCATTGTGGCTGGATGCCTTGCGCCAATTGCAGCGCTTGCCTGAGTTTCGGCGCAACGGGCGTCAGATCACCTTGGCTGATACCGCTTTTGACGGGATGTGCGCAGAGGCTTGACGCCGCGCATCGCCGCCGCGACAAGGGCGCTATCCGACAGCAGAGGACCGCGCCCCATGACTGATGACCGCCTGATCGTAGCCCTTGATGTGCCCAATGCGCTGGAGGGTCTCCAATTGGCAGAGCAATTGGGTGCCTCGGTCGGCTTTTACAAGATTGGCCTTGGCATGCTGACGGGGGGCGGATTGGCCCTCGCTAACGAGTTGAAAACCGAGCAAGGCAAGCGAATTTTCCTCGACATGAAGCTCTTTGACATCGGCGCCACGATCGAGGCGGCGGTGCGGGGACTGGCCCAGTTCGATCTGGATTTCCTGACCGTACATGGTGATCCGCATGTGGTGCGCGCCGCCAAAGAGGGGGCCTCGGGCAAGCCGATGAAAATCCTTGCGGTTACGATACTCACCTCGCTTGATCGCGCCGATCTCGATGCTGGGATGATCAAATCGGGCGATCTGCCTGATCTGGTGGCCGAACGCGCGGGCCGTGCCTTTGACGCCGGGGCCGATGGGGTCATTGCCAGCCCGCAAGAGGCGGCGATGATCCGTGCCCTGCCCGAAGCTAAGGGTCGCCTGATCGTCACACCGGGTGTGCGCCCTGAAGGCAGCGCTTTGGGTGACCAAAAGCGGGTGGCAACCCCGGCACAGGCCATCGCTGACGGGGCCGACCACATTGTCGTCGGCCGGCCCATTTGGGCGGCACAAGATCCACGCGCGGCGGCCGAGGCGATTCTGTCGGAATTGCGTGGCTGAGAAAGTCTGGAATTTCTGGAGCGGGTAACGGGAATCGAACCCGTAACTGAAGCTTGGGAAGCTTTCGTGATACCTTTTCACCATACCCGCCGCGGAGCTGTGGATAGCACCGTCACTTGGCCAGCTTCAAGCGAAAACTTGTGGGTCAGGCCTGTGCAAACGGAATGTCGGGTTTGGTTCACGCGCCAAAGCGGATCACAGTTTGCCCCTTGGGGGTGGTGCTGCGATAGACCACCGTATCTGGCAGGTGCAGCGTCAGCGGCACCTCTGCCTGTTCAGCGCGCCACGGCTGTTTAAGGTCAAGGCAACTGGCCTCGGCGCCGGTGTAGTCACCGCGCGCCGAAACGCGGCGCAGATTGCCCAGATCCCGCGCAATTTCTTGGCCTGATTGCATCACGTGACTGCGGCGCAAAATCTCGCGCCCCAGCCCCTCGGTTTGAGCGTCCTGACCCGGCAGGTCGGACCAGACCCCGCAAAGATGCGCACGCCCATTGATCGGCCGCAGTTCGGCGGCAAGGCGCAGGCCCCCACCGCTGCTATAGCGCCCCTCGATAACCTGCGATGCACTCGAAAGCGGCAGGGTGCGGCTGTTACGGACCAAAAGCGGGATAACCTCCAGCGCCGTACTCATCGCGCCGGTGCCGGTCTGGGCAAAGTCGATCTGCGGACCACTGCCGCCGCCACTGCTGCGGCTGATCTGCTTGCGCGGCATGAATACTTCGGGCACGCGGCCCGTCTGCCACGTCAGAGTGGTCAGGATGCACCCCGCTGGCGCACCCGCGTAATCAAGCCGTGGGGCGATCTGGGGCAGGTCCCCCAGATTCTGCGCAATGCGCTGGCCATCCACATACACCGTCGCCAAGCGCACGATCTCGCGGGCGGCACCTTTGGTATAGCTCGATTGGCTCTCGCTCTCGGACCATACTCCGCACAGGGCGGTGCGCCCATCGGTCGTGGGGCGCAACTCGGTCGCAATGGTCAAGCCGCCACCGTTGCTGAAGGTGCCATGTGCGAGGCTTACTCGCTCACTGAGCGCGGTTTGCGCCTCTGCCCCCCCGACCAGTCCGAGGATCAGGGCAAAAGTGATGGCGATCTGCGGCATGAGGTTCTCCGGTGCGGTTTATGCCAACCTAACAGCGCACGCGCACCGGCTCAATTGCCGTCATCCTTGGACAGGATGATGTCGGCGTCAGACCGCCACTTGCAGCAATTGTTCCTCAACCATCCGATCCGCGAGGGTTGCAGGGCTCAGGTCTTCGCCCGTTGCGCGCGTCAGGATATGTGCCATGCGCGCCTGCATCGCGCCCAGCCGCTCTTCGACCCAAGGCGCGCGTGGGCTGATCCGCAGGATTTCGGCAGCGACATTGATGATCCCGCCACCATTGGCGACGTAATCGGGCAGATAGAGAATGCTGCGCGCGCGCAGGCGCTCTGCATCCTCGGGCGTAGCCAGTTGGTTATTGGCGGCACCACAGATCATCTTTGCCCCGATCTCGGGGATGCTCCGGCTATTGAGCACGCCACCAATGGCACAGGGCGCAAAGATATCCGCGTCAACGGCATGGATGGTGCGCGGATCGACCATGGTTGCGCCGAATTCGCGTACCGTGCTGTCTGCATGGGCCGGGTTCATATCCGCCACGCTCAGCTTTGCGCCCGCCTCGTGGAGCAAGTGGCAGAGGTGCCAGCCGACATGGCCCAGCCCCTGCACCGCCACATGGCGACCGCTGAGGGTGTCTGTGCCCCAAAGCTGCGCCGCGCCGGCGCGCATCGCGCCCAAGACACCGCGCGCCGTCACTGGCGAGGGATCGCCACTGGCATGCGCCCCGCAATCCAGCCCCGCGACAAACCGCGTTTCGCGGGCAAGCTCAGCCATATCCTCGGGCGACATGCCCATATCCTCGGCGGTCCAATAGCGTCCTTGCAGCATGTTGATCGCACGGCCCATGGCGCGCAGCAACGCCGGCGTCTTGTCGCGCGCGGGGTCCCCAAGAATAACCGCCTTGCCCCCGCCCAACGGCAGACCGGCGGCGGCGTTCTTGTAACTCATGCCGCGCGACAGGTTGAGCACATCCTCAAGGGCGGCGTCGTCACCCTCGTATACGCGCATGCGCAATCCGCCCGCAGCCGGGCCAAGCCGTGTGGAATGTAGCGCGATAAATCCGCGCAATCCGCTGGCGTGATCCTCGACGCGGTAAACTTCCTCATGGGTTGGGCTGGCAAGACGTGTGAGCATGTTGGACTCCTCCTTGCCCGCAAGGTAAGAGCGGTCAGGCGCGATAAAACAGCAAACTCATGTCAATCGCGTGTGACTTTTGGGTGATATCTCTAACAACAGGGGGCAAAACAGGAAAAATGGATCGCATTGACCGCCAGATCATCGCCGCCCTGCAACGCGATGGACGTCAGCGATTGGCCGATTTGTCGACGGCAGTGGGCCTGTCGCCCACGCCTCTGGCGCGGCGCATTGCCCGGCTTGAATCCGATGGGGTCATCACGGGTTATGCCGCGCGCGTGGATCAGGAAAAACTTGGCCTGCCACTGAATGCCTTCATCTTTGTCGAGTTAGAGCACCACACCCGTGATGCGATCACAGCGTTTGAGAACCGACTTCGGCGGTTTGATGAGGTGATGGAATGCTACCTGATGACCGGCACACGCGATGTCCTCTTGCGGGTGGTGGCGGCAGACCTGAAAGATTTTGACCGGTTTCTTGAGGATGGGTTGATGCAGACACCCGGTATCCGCTCCATGCGGTCAAGTTTCGCGTTGCGTACCATGATCCGGCGCGACGCGCTGCCAGAGGTCTGAGCGGTGCAGCGGTTCGATGTGATCGTCATAGGGGCCGGGCCTGCCGGTGCCTCGGCTGCTTATGTGGCGGCGCGTGCCGGGCTGCGCGTGGCCCTGATCGACCGCAAGACCTTTCCACGCGAAAAACTTTGTGGTGGCCTCATCACCGGACGCGCGCGGCGGCATTACGCCGAGATTTTCGGGCATGAAATGCCATTTGATCCACAGGACCGCAAGACTACGGTGGATTTCCGCTATCGTGGTCAGCCGGTGGGTCTGATCGAGGACGCGCCAGCCCTTTGCGCCACAATGCGCTGGGATATGGATGCGATGCTCTGCGGGCATGCGATGGCGGCTGGGGCGCAGGATTATACCGGGCATGCAGTGGCCGAGATCGACTGTGACGCGCGGAGAGTGACGCTCAAAGACGGCGCTATACTGCAGTATGAGGTTCTGATTGGCGCGGATGGTGTCAATTCCCAAGTGGCGCGTGCGCTCTTTGGTCAGCCATTTGACCGGCAGCGCATTGGGTTTGGGCTTGAGATTGAGGCGCGCGGCGCGCATCTAAATCCTGCGGGGCCAATCCGGATTGATCTGGCGGCGGCGCAATGGGGCTATGGCTGGGTCTTTCCCAAACGGTGCTCGACCACGGTTGGGGTGGGCGGTCTCTTGTCGGAGAACGCGGATATGAAACAGGCCATGTCAGCCTATTGCGAGATGTTGGGCATTGACGCCGCAGACCTGCACGTCAAAGGTCAATTCCTGCCTTTTGGAGATTTCCGCAAAATGCCGGGGCAGGGCGCCGTGCTGCTTGCAGGCGATGCGGCGGGGTTGGTTGATCCGATCACTGGCGAAGGCATCGGCTATGCCATGCAGAGCGGGCAATTGGCGGCAAAGGCGGCCCTTGCGGCGCTGAACGCGGGGCGGCCCCAGACTGCACTCAGTCACTATCGCCGCGCGTTGCGTCCCGTGCATCGCGCCCTGCGTATGGCGCGGCTGATCCGTCCAGTGATCTTTCTGCCTGCGCTCGAGCCTGGGTTTGCCCGTGCCTTTCGACGCTCCTCCACCTTGCGCCATGAGTATTTGCGCCTGATGGCGGGCGAGGTCGAGTATGGTCAAATACTGACCCGTCTCGTGCTCCGCCTGCCCCGCCTTGGGCTACTGGCCCTGCGCGCACGTTTCTGACAGGGATGGAAGGATGGGGGACGCTGTCCCCCAAACCTTCAGAGTGCCGCTTTGAACAGCGCCGTCAGATTGGCCTCGGTCAGCGTCACCGGGTTGCCGCCGCAGCTTGGGTCGGTCAGCGCATCGCGCACGAGGTCGGGAATCGCCGCCTCGGTCACACCGAGATCACGCAGGCTGCGCGGAATCCCGAGGCTGTCGTTGAAGTCCTGCACAAAGGCGCGGAAGCCATCGTAGCCGCCGGTTATGCCGAGATATCCCGCCGCCCGGTCGAACCGGGCGCGGATCACGTCGGCGTTCAGATCCAGCACTGCTGGCATACAGACCGCATTGGTGGTGCCGTGATGGGTGTTGAAATGCGCGCCAATCGGATGGCTCATGGCGTGGATCGCGCCCAGACCCTTTTGAAACGCGGTGGCCCCCATCGCGGCCGCACTCATCATCTGCGCGCGCGCTTCGATATCCGTGCCATCGGCATAGGCGCGCGGCAAGTAGTCGATCACAAGGCGCATACCCTCTAGCGCGATGCCCTGCGACATCGGGTGGTAATGCGGGCTAGAGAACGCCTCGACGCAATGCGCAAAGGCGTCAAGCCCGGTGCCAGCGGTGATGAATTTTGGCATGCCGACGGTCAGTTCGGGATCGCAGATCACGACCGTGGGCAGGAATTTGGGGTGAAAGATGATCTTTTTCGCATGGGTCACGGAATTGGTAATCACGCTGGCGCGCCCCACTTCCGAGCCGGTTCCGGCGGTGGTGGGCACGGCGATGATCGGCGCGATGGCATCCGCATCGGCGCGTGTCCACCAATCGCCCACATCCTCGAAATCCCACACGGGCCGTGTCTGCCCCGCCATGAAGGCCACGCATTTACCCAGATCAAGACCCGAGCCACCGCCAAAGGCGATCACCCCGTCATGCCCGCCTGCCTGATAGGCGGCAACACCGGCGGCAAGGTTGATCTCATTGGGGTTGGGATCAACTTCGGAAAACATCGCCCGGCCAAGGCCTGCGGCCTCGAGGATATCGAGCGCCCCCGCCGTGACAGGCAGGCCCGCCAGCCCCTTGTCCGTGACAAGAAGTGGGCGCTTGATCCCGGCCTGTGCGCAGGCGGCGGGCAGTTCAGCAATCCGGCCAGCGCCGAATTTGATCGCGGTCGGATAGGACCAGTTGGCAGTCAGGGTCATTTCGTCACCTTCTTGAGATGGTAGGATTTGGGGCGCGTGAGGTTGTGATAGCCGATCACCGACAGACCACCGCCGCGCCCGGTGTTCTTGCAGCCGGTCCAGCAGAGGCCGGGATCGAGGTAATCGGCGCGGTTGAGGAAAACCGTGCCGGTCTCGATGCGGTCGCCCACCGCCTGCGCGCGGTCGACATCGGCGGTCCAGAGGCTGGCGGTTAGGCCGAATTCGCTGTCATTCATCAGCGCAATCGCCTCTTCGTCCGAGGACACCGGCATGATGCCCACCACGGGGCCAAAACTTTCGTCGCGCATGACGCGCATCTTGTGGCTGACATTGGTCAGGATTTGGGGCGTCAGATACGCGGCACCGTCGTCCTCGGGCATCGTGGCGATATGCGCCTTTGCCCCCATTTCCAGCGCTTCGGCCACCTGTGCACGCACCTCTGCGGCAAAGCGCACATTGGCCATTGGCCCGATAGTGGTTTCAGCGTTCATCGGGTTGCCCAGTTTATAGGAATTCACCAGCGCCACGGATTTCTCGACAAAGGCATCGAACAGGCTCTGATGCACATAAATCCGCTCGATCCCGCAACAGCATTGACCCGAATTGAACATCGCCCCGTCGATCAGCGTCTCGACGGCGGCGTCAAGATCGGCGTCTTCCATCACATAACCGGGGTCTTTGCCGCCCAATTCCAGCCCAAGCCCCGTAAAGGTGCCCGCCGCCGCGCGCTCCATCGCGCGCCCGCCGCCCACCGAGCCGGTGAAGTTGATGAAATTGAACGCTCCGCCCGCAATCAGCGCCGATGTGGTGTCATGATCCAGAAACACGTTTTGGAACACATCCTCCGGCACGCCCGCAGCATGAAACGCACGTGCCATGCGTTCGCCCACCAACAGCGTTTGCGTGGCATGTTTCAGCACCACGGTATTGCCCGCGATGAGCGCGGGCGCCACGGTGTTGATCGCGGTCATATAGGGGTAATTCCATGGGGCCACGACGAAAACCACCCCATGCGGCACGCGCTTGATATAGCGCAGGAAGGTGGCATCTTCGCCCACGGCGATATCCGCCAGCGCGCTCTCGGCAATCGTTGCCATATGGCTTGCACGCTCGTTGAAGCCGCGGAATTCGCCGCCATAGCGCACCGGGCGGCCCATCATATGCGCCAGTTCCGGCACGATCTCGTCGTTCATCGCGCCTATGGCGGCGAC
The nucleotide sequence above comes from Roseovarius mucosus. Encoded proteins:
- a CDS encoding orotidine 5-phosphate decarboxylase encodes the protein MPQIAITFALILGLVGGAEAQTALSERVSLAHGTFSNGGGLTIATELRPTTDGRTALCGVWSESESQSSYTKGAAREIVRLATVYVDGQRIAQNLGDLPQIAPRLDYAGAPAGCILTTLTWQTGRVPEVFMPRKQISRSSGGGSGPQIDFAQTGTGAMSTALEVIPLLVRNSRTLPLSSASQVIEGRYSSGGGLRLAAELRPINGRAHLCGVWSDLPGQDAQTEGLGREILRRSHVMQSGQEIARDLGNLRRVSARGDYTGAEASCLDLKQPWRAEQAEVPLTLHLPDTVVYRSTTPKGQTVIRFGA
- the pyrF gene encoding orotidine-5'-phosphate decarboxylase gives rise to the protein MTDDRLIVALDVPNALEGLQLAEQLGASVGFYKIGLGMLTGGGLALANELKTEQGKRIFLDMKLFDIGATIEAAVRGLAQFDLDFLTVHGDPHVVRAAKEGASGKPMKILAVTILTSLDRADLDAGMIKSGDLPDLVAERAGRAFDAGADGVIASPQEAAMIRALPEAKGRLIVTPGVRPEGSALGDQKRVATPAQAIADGADHIVVGRPIWAAQDPRAAAEAILSELRG
- a CDS encoding Glu/Leu/Phe/Val family dehydrogenase; this translates as MLTRLASPTHEEVYRVEDHASGLRGFIALHSTRLGPAAGGLRMRVYEGDDAALEDVLNLSRGMSYKNAAAGLPLGGGKAVILGDPARDKTPALLRAMGRAINMLQGRYWTAEDMGMSPEDMAELARETRFVAGLDCGAHASGDPSPVTARGVLGAMRAGAAQLWGTDTLSGRHVAVQGLGHVGWHLCHLLHEAGAKLSVADMNPAHADSTVREFGATMVDPRTIHAVDADIFAPCAIGGVLNSRSIPEIGAKMICGAANNQLATPEDAERLRARSILYLPDYVANGGGIINVAAEILRISPRAPWVEERLGAMQARMAHILTRATGEDLSPATLADRMVEEQLLQVAV
- a CDS encoding iron-containing alcohol dehydrogenase — protein: MTLTANWSYPTAIKFGAGRIAELPAACAQAGIKRPLLVTDKGLAGLPVTAGALDILEAAGLGRAMFSEVDPNPNEINLAAGVAAYQAGGHDGVIAFGGGSGLDLGKCVAFMAGQTRPVWDFEDVGDWWTRADADAIAPIIAVPTTAGTGSEVGRASVITNSVTHAKKIIFHPKFLPTVVICDPELTVGMPKFITAGTGLDAFAHCVEAFSSPHYHPMSQGIALEGMRLVIDYLPRAYADGTDIEARAQMMSAAAMGATAFQKGLGAIHAMSHPIGAHFNTHHGTTNAVCMPAVLDLNADVIRARFDRAAGYLGITGGYDGFRAFVQDFNDSLGIPRSLRDLGVTEAAIPDLVRDALTDPSCGGNPVTLTEANLTALFKAAL
- a CDS encoding Lrp/AsnC family transcriptional regulator — its product is MDRIDRQIIAALQRDGRQRLADLSTAVGLSPTPLARRIARLESDGVITGYAARVDQEKLGLPLNAFIFVELEHHTRDAITAFENRLRRFDEVMECYLMTGTRDVLLRVVAADLKDFDRFLEDGLMQTPGIRSMRSSFALRTMIRRDALPEV
- a CDS encoding geranylgeranyl reductase family protein is translated as MQRFDVIVIGAGPAGASAAYVAARAGLRVALIDRKTFPREKLCGGLITGRARRHYAEIFGHEMPFDPQDRKTTVDFRYRGQPVGLIEDAPALCATMRWDMDAMLCGHAMAAGAQDYTGHAVAEIDCDARRVTLKDGAILQYEVLIGADGVNSQVARALFGQPFDRQRIGFGLEIEARGAHLNPAGPIRIDLAAAQWGYGWVFPKRCSTTVGVGGLLSENADMKQAMSAYCEMLGIDAADLHVKGQFLPFGDFRKMPGQGAVLLAGDAAGLVDPITGEGIGYAMQSGQLAAKAALAALNAGRPQTALSHYRRALRPVHRALRMARLIRPVIFLPALEPGFARAFRRSSTLRHEYLRLMAGEVEYGQILTRLVLRLPRLGLLALRARF
- a CDS encoding aldehyde dehydrogenase family protein, with protein sequence MPAIKDAIMQMLKCISPIDGTVYAERPVLTLEAAQAVAARARAAQAAWAARPLQERIDLVMAGVAAIGAMNDEIVPELAHMMGRPVRYGGEFRGFNERASHMATIAESALADIAVGEDATFLRYIKRVPHGVVFVVAPWNYPYMTAINTVAPALIAGNTVVLKHATQTLLVGERMARAFHAAGVPEDVFQNVFLDHDTTSALIAGGAFNFINFTGSVGGGRAMERAAAGTFTGLGLELGGKDPGYVMEDADLDAAVETLIDGAMFNSGQCCCGIERIYVHQSLFDAFVEKSVALVNSYKLGNPMNAETTIGPMANVRFAAEVRAQVAEALEMGAKAHIATMPEDDGAAYLTPQILTNVSHKMRVMRDESFGPVVGIMPVSSDEEAIALMNDSEFGLTASLWTADVDRAQAVGDRIETGTVFLNRADYLDPGLCWTGCKNTGRGGGLSVIGYHNLTRPKSYHLKKVTK